In one window of Nicotiana tabacum cultivar K326 chromosome 12, ASM71507v2, whole genome shotgun sequence DNA:
- the LOC107781517 gene encoding uncharacterized protein LOC107781517: MEMELGLKLTRAADEFSSTEFQFAKDRAGSLFQSTETDTMFILSVHLKGYTKKNIKIDINEEGTIIAIRGEKLVQETVMVGWKLVKKDVEIRKFSKAFKIPDGVILDKIKARYDEEKSILTIEMPKKVKGILGIEFVEVEEDELITRQGTSEDLSIVADKIPKKVTFKDDMDKPTSSADSESTKKEEENQEKEKKEIEEKIDLASSIRKPREEVEKHVVKDEVTKMEKELMPKIESNIKGNDTIQEIREPQSNQLGGDKTESTSSRDEPKDDQDSERANGILEKEEDGEISRKREGDNVPKKSSKICVPIVAGSALILSLVVFVIHLIRTKNQSGKRKG, from the exons ATGGAAATGGAATTGGGACTCAAACTAACAAGAGCTGCGGATGAATTTTCCTCTACTGAATTCCAATTTGCAAAAGATCGAGCAGGCTCTCTTTTCCAATCTACAGAAACGGACACTATGTTCATCCTTAGTGTCCATTTGAAAG GttatacaaaaaaaaacataaagattGATATAAATGAGGAAGGGACAATAATCGCGATAAGGGGTGAGAAGCTGGTTCAAGAGACTGTGATGGTAGGGTGGAAATTGGTCAAGAAAGATGTAGAAATTAGAAAATTTAGTAAGGCTTTCAAGATTCCAGATGGGGTGATCTTGGATAAAATCAAGGCTAGATATGATGAGGAAAAGTCTATATTGACAATTGAAATGCCAAAGAAAGTGAAAGGAATTCTTGGAATTGAGTTTGTAGAAGTGGAGGAGGATGAGCTTATTACTAGACAAGGCACCTCTGAAGATTTGTCAATAGTAGCTGATAAGATTCCTAAAAAGGTCACATTTAAAGATGATATGGATAAACCAACATCCTCAGCTGATTCAGAgtctactaaaaaagaagaagaaaaccaagaaaaggagaagaaagaaaTTGAGGAAAAAATTGATTTGGCATCTAGTATCCGAAAACCACGTGAAGAAGTTGAAAAACATGTTGTCAAGGATGAAGTTACTAAAATGGAGAAGGAACTAATGCCAAAAATAGAGTCAAACATCAAGGGCAACGATACGATTCAAGAAATAAGAGAGCCTCAGAGCAATCAATTAGGTGGTGATAAAACTGAATCTACAAGTTCAAGGGATGAGCCTAAAGATGATCAAGATAGTGAAAGAGCAAATGGAATTTTAGAAAAGGAAGAAGATGGTGAAATATCAAGGAAAAGGGAAGGAGACAATGTGCCTAAGAAAAGCTCCAAAATTTGTGTGCCAATTGTTGCAGGCTCGGCCTTAATATTATCTCTTGTTGTGTTTGTAATTCATTTGATTAGAACTAAGAATCAATCTGGGAAAAGAAAAG